Genomic DNA from Turicibacter faecis:
GATATAAAAATAAGTAACTTATTGGCCTACCCTCTCAATCCTATCTATGATTTCTCTATTCGTAAAAAATTAGAGATTTTATTAAAAAATTCTCATAGAAAAAAAGATAAAAATCAATACTATAATAGATTTTATTTTAAAAAATAATGATCAGGCATCCATGTTTGATTCATGAGTTTTTTTATAGATTAAGTGTGATTAATCTGATTCTTATACATTTAAATGAATCCAATAATTAGACAACTTTATGAGATGTTTCTAATGAGTCAGATAATGGCTTTCTAAAGTCATATCCTCTTCATCATCATTTTCTCAAAAATTTAACATTTTTATTATAAAATTTTTTCTCAGATTTGTTAAATACATAAATGATATAGTTCTTATAACGAAATACCTATAAGACAGTATGTATAATTAATTCTTATATTTTTCATAAAAATTTTGTATTTAACAATTAATAAATAGGTAGTTACAATTATACTGGATTAAACGAAAGGAGTCTCTTTATGAAAAAAAACAAATCAAAATTTATCCAAAATATAATTGACATTATTCCCGGATTTTTAGTTTCCCTCATCGTTGCGCTCATTAGTATGTTTATTGCTACATTCATTCCAAAGTTAGGAGCCGCATCAATCGCTATCTTCCTCGGAATGTTTGTGGGAAATGTATTCCTGAATCAAAAAGTATTTCAAAAGGGATATAAGTTTTCTGAAACAGATTTACTCTCTTATTCAATCGTATTATTAGGAGCAACCTTAAGTATTTCTACCATTTCTGAAATTGGATTTTCAGGTGTTCTATTTATCGTTCTTCAAATGGCGATTACTGTTATAGGTGCTTTATTTATTGGAAAAAAACTAGGGTTTTCAGATAATTTTAGATATATGATGGCCAGTGGAAACGCCGTATGCGGTTCATCAGCCATTGCAGCAACAGCTCCTGTCATCGGAGCCAATGATAAAGAAAAAGGAATTTCCATTACAATTGTCAATGTAACTGGGATTGTTCTTATGTTCTTACTTCCTTTAATTTCCCAAATTTTATATAATAACGAAACAACTCAAACATCTGCAATGATTGGAGGAATCTTACAATCTGTAGGTCAAGTCGTTGCAAGTGGAGCAATGGTCAATGAGCACGTTAAAGATTTATCTACAATTTTCAAAATTGTTCGTATCATCTTTTTAGTCGTTGTCGTATTTGGACTTGGACATTTAAAACATAAGTCAAATAAAGAGATTCTCGAAGAAGAAGTCGAAGAAATTGAAAAAGGGAAAATAAAAATTCCTTGGTATGTTATTGGTTTCTTCATTACATGTGCTTTATTCTCTGCTCACATTATTAGCGATGATATCTCAGTTATGTGTAAGGAAATAAGTAATAAATTTGAAATTATCGCTTTAGCAGCAATTGGTCTTCGTGTTAATGTAAAAGATTTAATTAAACAAGGAAAAGCCGTCTCATTATATGGTTTATTTATCGGATTAATCCAAATATTAACTGCCATCCTTTTAATTGCCGTCTTATTATAAAATATAATTTTCTACGATATGAAAATACTAAGTCATATAGAAAGGTGAGATTGATCTTCTCTATCGATAAAACGAAAAATTCACGTACCAGTCAATCACTATTGTTATTTGATTCATGTGAAAAACAAACGAATAATAAGGTCGTCATTAATTTTCCCCCTAACAAATTTAATGACGACCTAACTAACCTTTCTAAATCTATAAAGAAAGAATGTACGATTTATGAGAAAAAAAACATTTTTCTATGGCTGGATTATCGTTTTAGCGTGTCTTTTAATCCAAGCCGTTCCTTATTCCCTCGTAGCTAATATTTTACCTACGTTTACGAATTTCGTTATCTCTGGAGAAGGGTTTACTTATACCGAATTTGCGTTTTTATTTACACTCGGAACTTTCGTCTCAGCACTCTGCTCCCCCTTTATCGGTAAACTCTACTCACGCCCTAATCCTAATATTAAACGACTTTATACAGTAGGTTGCCTTCTTGTTGGGATTGGATTTGCTGCTATGTCCCTAGCTGGAAAAAATATTATTGTCTACTACGCACTCTCTATCCTCCTTCAAATTGGGGTTTCCATCGTCTCCGCCATTGGGGTCCCAATGCTAATTAATAGTTGGTTCGTCGAAAATAAAGGAACCGCCATGGGAATTGCATTTTGCGGGGGAGGACTTGGAAACATGATTCTCCAGCAGTTAGCAAGTAAATGGCTTTCTAATCCAAGCATCGGTTATAAGGGCGCCTTCCTACGATTTGGGTTCATGGCACTCATCATTTCGTTGCCAATCGCCCTATTTGTTATGCGGCTCCCTCGCTCTAAGAAGGAACTGCAACACACGCCACTTATTCATCCTAAAAAACAGCTCATACACGACGCTAACTGGGGATACTCCTTCAGTGACGTTCAAAAAATAAAATCATTTTGGGTATTCGCTCTTTCCTTTACCTTTATCGGCCTATACGTTGGAGGGATGTCCATTGAATTTATTCCTTACCTTCAAACATTAGAAAAAACAGGTGCCTTCACGCTAGGATCAGCCCTAGTTGCCTCGTTATTTGGATTTTTCTCCATCTTCGGTAATTTATCTGGAGGTTACCTATTTGATAAACTAGGGATTAAAAAATCGCTAATACTGGCAGGAATCCTTGTTGTCACGTGTGGCCTTTCATTAATTTTTGTTCCAACCTTTAATTTTCTTGGAATTATATTTTCCATTTGTTTAGGAATTTCTATGTTTTCATATATCATCGGCCCATCCTATATGACAGGTGCTTTATTCGGTAACCGAGAGTTTGGTACCATCCTGAGCGTGGTTCAAATATTTTTCGCGATTGGATTTGGTCTAGGATCTACCCTTTTCGGAATAGTTGTCGATAAACATGGATTCCCAGTCGCTTGGATTTCAACGATTATTTATGCTATTATCGCCTACAGCGGATTACTCTATTCCACTACGGCTATCATAAAATTAAATAAAGAGGCAAATGTCATCGAAACAAAAAAAATATCATAAAAAAAGGATTCCAACGAAAGGTTGGAATCCCTTTTTTATTGATAATTAACTAAAGCTAAAAATGATTGTGGATCTAATGAGGCACCACCAACGAGCGCTCCATCAATATGTTCTTGTGCCATTAACTCTTTAATATTGTTAGGGTTAACAGAACCACCATATTGGATACGAACCGCTTCAGAAACTTCTGATCCAAATAAACGTTCAATCACTGAACGGATATAACCAATCGTTTCATTAGCCTGTTCTGCCGTTGCTGTACGCCCCGTTCCAATCGCCCAAATAGGTTCATAAGCAATAACAACTTGTTTAGCTTGCTCTTTTGTTAAACCTTCTAATGCTTTAACCGTTTGTGCCTCTACAATTTGATTTGTTTGCCCTGCTTCACGATCTTCTAATGATTCCCCTACACAAATAATTGGAATTAAACCATTTGAAAAAGAAACATGTACTTTTTTATTAATTGCCTCATCTGTTTCATTAAACATTTCACGTCGCTCACTATGTCCCAATACAACATAAGAAACACCAATTGAACTTAACATCTGTGGCGCGATTTCACCCGTATAAGCACCTTCTGATTCGAAATGCATATTTTGTGCCCCAATACGTAAAGAAGCGCCCTGACGCTTAACTAAACATCTTAAATATGGAAATGGTGCACAAATCACAGATTCTACTGTATCTGCTGAAGCTACACGATCTTTGACCGCGTAAATAAATTGCAACGATTCATCTCGTGTTTTATTCATTTTCCAGTTTCCTGCAATAATTGGTTTTCTCATTACTTTACACTCATCCTCTCTTACTTCTCAGACGCTTCCCCTACTGAAACATCCTCTTTTTGTTCCTTAACCGGAACTTGTTTCTCCTTTGTTTTTTTCAACCTAAAGAGCCCCGTCGTATTAAAGATTAACTCGATTAAAACCATCGAGATAACCAATAGAACTAGTCCGTAAAACTTAGACACCATGGTATATAAAATCGCTGTAAATGAAAACAAAGCAGCAATTCCATATAAAACGAGTACACTTTTCACATGCCCAAGATTTCGATCTAGTAATTGGTGATGGACGTGACCACGATCGGGTTCAAAAGGAGACTGCCCATTTAGTATACGACGAATAATAGCCCAAATCGTATCGAAGATTGGAACCGATAGCATAATAATTGGGATAATAAACGACACAAAGGCTGCATTTTTGTAACCTAATAGCGATAAAACCGAAACCGAAAATCCTAAAAATAACGATCCGGTATCTCCCATAAAGATTTTTGCTGGATGAAAGTTATGAACTAAAAATCCCAGCGTCGATCCGAATAGTAAGCAGGCCATCATCGCAACAAATAATTCCCCCTGATATCCAGCAAGAATCGCCATTGTTCCAAATGAAATCGCTGATATCCCCGAAGACAGTCCGTCTAACCCGTCAATTAAATTAATTGAATTCGTAATCCCGACAATCCAAATAACAGTAATAATTCCCCCGAACCAGCCTAAATCAATCACAGGTAAAAACGGTAAATAAATTTTATCAATCATAAAATTCCCGTAAAAAACCATGATTAACGCTGCTACTAATTGAGCCAACGCCTTTGGTTTAGCTGGTAATTCGAACATATCGTCTAACATTCCCGTCACAACAATTAAAAAGGAAGCGATAAAATAGGCATCTATAAAGGCAATCTCATCTTGATCGATGGCGTACCCTTTTACCCTAAAGATCATATAGCCTACTAAAAAGGCGATATAAATGGCAAGACCACCCATTCGTGGCATCACCCGACTATGAACCTTCCGTTTATTAGGTTGGTCCACAGCATCTGTAAAATACGCTAACTTCATCACATACGGTGTAATAAAGCATGCGATAAGAAAGCATAAACTAATTGCTAATAAGTAAATCATGATGGCACCTCACGGTTAAAATTTGATGTTATTATATCACATGACATTTATGAACAAAAGATGAACACTATTATTTTCTATTTTTACGAGTTATTTCTACCTTTTTTCTACATCAAATCGTCATTTTTAATATTATTTTCGGCATTCTAAACGAGCAAGCTCATCCATGACCTCGATAAATTCTTCCATGAAAATACTTAAAATTTCCTCGTAGGCCCCATCCTCTTTCAGTTCCATTTCTAATTCACGACTATATTCGTACAGTTCATCTGCTCCAATTTGACCCGCTAATCCTTTAATCGTATGGACCATACGAATAGCCTCTTCTCGATTAGAATCAATGAGCTGAGGTAACTGTTCAGTCACCATATAGAAATGCTTTCTAAAATTGTGCGCGATGCGTAAATATAATCTCGTATTTCCTGCGACTCGCTCAAGGGCATAAGAAATATTTAACATCGTAGACATCTCAATCAACTGTTCAGGTTTTACTGGTTTAACATCTGTCGATTTAGCTTGTAAAACGCGGTAAACTCCATTTGAAAGTGTATAGTGATCAACAGGTTTAGGAACGTATCCATCCACCCCATGCCTTAAAATGAAATCAAGCTCTTGACGCTGGCTAACACCTGTTAATAAAATCACTTTCGCCTCACTATTAATTAACTTAATGGCTTTAAAGGCCTCCGTTCCACTCATTCCTGGCATAATCACATCTAATAAAATACAATCATAGGTATTTTCGGCCTTGGCGTAATGTTTAAGCGCCTGTTTTGGGTTTGAAAAAGCCGTCACACTATAACCGAATCCTTCAAGGAGCGCCGCCGTAATTTCTAAATTTGATGGTTCATCATCAATTAATAAAATCTTTCCAGCTCCATGTAACACCGATTCTTCAGTCACTAACTCCTCGATTCCGTGGTTAATCGGTAAATATAACGTAAATGTTGTCCCCTTACCGACCACGGAATCCACTTCAAGGGCCCCATTATGATTACGTAACGTTTCAACAACACTCGCTAATCCCATTCCGGTTCCTTTACCGACATCCTTTGTCGTAAAGAACGGTTTAAAGATTTTAGGGAGTAAGCTTTCTTCAATCCCAGAACCTGTGTCCGAAACTTTTAAAATGGCATAATGATTCGGCGTAATCGTCGTATTTAACAAATTGCCCGGTATCTCTTCCAACTGATCATGGGTTAAAGATAAACGAATTTCTCCCTGTCCAGCAATTGCATCACGCGCGTTAATACATAAGTTTAAAATAGCATTGTTTAATTGTGATTCATCACCGAGAACATAATAATCTTCCGGCTCTACATTTAATTCGATACGAATTCGACGGTCAATCGTATGCTTTAACATATTCACTGTATCTTTCACAATTTGAACCAAATCAAGATTCATACGTTTATTTTCAGGCTTATGCGAAAAGTTAAGCAGCTGACGCGTTAATTCCGTTGAATGACGCACCGAGCGCTCAATCCCATCCATATAACGCAATAACGTTTCATCCGTTGTCATCGTCTTCATCAAAGCCACATAACCCAAAATTCCATTTAACTGGTTATTAAAATCGTGACTCA
This window encodes:
- a CDS encoding YeiH family protein, which translates into the protein MKKNKSKFIQNIIDIIPGFLVSLIVALISMFIATFIPKLGAASIAIFLGMFVGNVFLNQKVFQKGYKFSETDLLSYSIVLLGATLSISTISEIGFSGVLFIVLQMAITVIGALFIGKKLGFSDNFRYMMASGNAVCGSSAIAATAPVIGANDKEKGISITIVNVTGIVLMFLLPLISQILYNNETTQTSAMIGGILQSVGQVVASGAMVNEHVKDLSTIFKIVRIIFLVVVVFGLGHLKHKSNKEILEEEVEEIEKGKIKIPWYVIGFFITCALFSAHIISDDISVMCKEISNKFEIIALAAIGLRVNVKDLIKQGKAVSLYGLFIGLIQILTAILLIAVLL
- a CDS encoding MraY family glycosyltransferase encodes the protein MIYLLAISLCFLIACFITPYVMKLAYFTDAVDQPNKRKVHSRVMPRMGGLAIYIAFLVGYMIFRVKGYAIDQDEIAFIDAYFIASFLIVVTGMLDDMFELPAKPKALAQLVAALIMVFYGNFMIDKIYLPFLPVIDLGWFGGIITVIWIVGITNSINLIDGLDGLSSGISAISFGTMAILAGYQGELFVAMMACLLFGSTLGFLVHNFHPAKIFMGDTGSLFLGFSVSVLSLLGYKNAAFVSFIIPIIMLSVPIFDTIWAIIRRILNGQSPFEPDRGHVHHQLLDRNLGHVKSVLVLYGIAALFSFTAILYTMVSKFYGLVLLVISMVLIELIFNTTGLFRLKKTKEKQVPVKEQKEDVSVGEASEK
- a CDS encoding response regulator, which translates into the protein MRVVEINKLTFSSELELEVGATNWYLQLLHLACGFFEYRVSEQIWYVSEVVEQLLDFDEDSKESQSLYNNESINEIVENFLLDPSVELTQDVMIRHKHKPWETLTIKCEKIIQSEGSVIVRGLLIDSSAKKKHDLIDGQLQKLQALGQLTSGVSHDFNNQLNGILGYVALMKTMTTDETLLRYMDGIERSVRHSTELTRQLLNFSHKPENKRMNLDLVQIVKDTVNMLKHTIDRRIRIELNVEPEDYYVLGDESQLNNAILNLCINARDAIAGQGEIRLSLTHDQLEEIPGNLLNTTITPNHYAILKVSDTGSGIEESLLPKIFKPFFTTKDVGKGTGMGLASVVETLRNHNGALEVDSVVGKGTTFTLYLPINHGIEELVTEESVLHGAGKILLIDDEPSNLEITAALLEGFGYSVTAFSNPKQALKHYAKAENTYDCILLDVIMPGMSGTEAFKAIKLINSEAKVILLTGVSQRQELDFILRHGVDGYVPKPVDHYTLSNGVYRVLQAKSTDVKPVKPEQLIEMSTMLNISYALERVAGNTRLYLRIAHNFRKHFYMVTEQLPQLIDSNREEAIRMVHTIKGLAGQIGADELYEYSRELEMELKEDGAYEEILSIFMEEFIEVMDELARLECRK
- the tpiA gene encoding triose-phosphate isomerase, which translates into the protein MRKPIIAGNWKMNKTRDESLQFIYAVKDRVASADTVESVICAPFPYLRCLVKRQGASLRIGAQNMHFESEGAYTGEIAPQMLSSIGVSYVVLGHSERREMFNETDEAINKKVHVSFSNGLIPIICVGESLEDREAGQTNQIVEAQTVKALEGLTKEQAKQVVIAYEPIWAIGTGRTATAEQANETIGYIRSVIERLFGSEVSEAVRIQYGGSVNPNNIKELMAQEHIDGALVGGASLDPQSFLALVNYQ
- a CDS encoding conjugated bile salt MFS transporter, whose amino-acid sequence is MRKKTFFYGWIIVLACLLIQAVPYSLVANILPTFTNFVISGEGFTYTEFAFLFTLGTFVSALCSPFIGKLYSRPNPNIKRLYTVGCLLVGIGFAAMSLAGKNIIVYYALSILLQIGVSIVSAIGVPMLINSWFVENKGTAMGIAFCGGGLGNMILQQLASKWLSNPSIGYKGAFLRFGFMALIISLPIALFVMRLPRSKKELQHTPLIHPKKQLIHDANWGYSFSDVQKIKSFWVFALSFTFIGLYVGGMSIEFIPYLQTLEKTGAFTLGSALVASLFGFFSIFGNLSGGYLFDKLGIKKSLILAGILVVTCGLSLIFVPTFNFLGIIFSICLGISMFSYIIGPSYMTGALFGNREFGTILSVVQIFFAIGFGLGSTLFGIVVDKHGFPVAWISTIIYAIIAYSGLLYSTTAIIKLNKEANVIETKKIS